The DNA region GTCTCCGCTTCGAGCCAGATGTTTTTAATCTCCAGCTGTCTGGCCTGACGCAGCATACGGGCATCGAGCCGCCCTTTTATCTCGCCGCGATGCAGGATGGGTAACACGAAATAGCCAAATTTGCGCTTTTCCGCCGGGGTGTAACACTCGATGCGGTAGTCAAAGCCGAACAGCGCCAGCGCGCGTTTGCGATCCCACACCACCGGATCAAAGGGCGACAGCAGCGCGCTGTGGGTCGCCTGCAGAGGCGTTTCCAGTAGCGGCAGAAGGTCGCGATGCAGCCACATCGCCCCCAGCGCTTCAGCGTTAACGGCGATCAGTTCCCCCGCCGCTTCGGCCTCCGCGATAAAGGCGTTCACGGGAGCCCGCTTCAGACGATAGTAGTCGGGCAGCCAGGCCGCACGAAATATCCCTAAGCTACGGGCGCTGTTCAGCAGCATCTGACGGATTGCCTCCGCCTCGCTGATACCCTGTTGCGCATCCTGCCACTCCGGCATCACGCGACTGCGGAGATCGTAGACGCGCTGGAAATTGCGGCGTTCGGCAACCATCAGCTCACCGGCGCTGAAGAGGTTTTCCAGATGGCGCTTGTGCGGTTTCCATGCCCACCATCCCGCTGGCGTCTTAACCGTCGGGGTAAAGTCGGCGGCGCGCACCGGGCCGTGATCCCTGATCTGCTGCAGTAACTCCGCGATCTCCTGCTGATGTTCAGCGACCCACTGTGCGTTATATTTCCAGCCCAGACGTTCCGGCGACAGCATGCGATGACGCAGCAGTCTGTAATCAGATCGCGGAATAAAGCAGGCTTCGTGTGCCCAGTACTCAAAAATCTCGCCCTTTGCCAGCGCCTGTTCGAGCCATACCCCAGGATAGTGACCCAGACGACTGAACAGGACTATATAGGGGCTACGGGCCACTACATGGATGGTGTCGATTTGCAGCAGCGACATGCGGGAGATGCAATCAGTCAGATCCTGATAAACTGCACGTTTTGCTGGCGGGCGTAGCAGGCCCTGCGCGGCGAGATGAAGGTGGCGTGCCTGTTGTAACGAAAGTGAATGCGGGGTATTCATCCTCTTCCTTATCAGGCTCTGCCTGAAGGGGGGCCGCCGTCAGGGCTGGCGGCGGCAGAGTTGTTCGATATCGTCCAGCAGCGGTGCCACGGCGGTGCCGGTTAACCGGGCATCGACTGGCAGATACCACCACGCGGGCTGGGCAAAGTCGCGGCATTTCACCGCATCTTTTTCGGTCATCAGCAACTGCTGGCTGCCCTGAAGCAGTCGGGTCAGCTCTTCTTTACTGTAAGCGTGATGGTCGGCAAAGGCGATCTCTGCCACCGGCGTTATGCCCTGCTGTTTCAGCGTGGTAAAGAAACGGGGAGGATGACCGATCCCGGCCATC from Pantoea deleyi includes:
- a CDS encoding winged helix-turn-helix domain-containing protein, coding for MNTPHSLSLQQARHLHLAAQGLLRPPAKRAVYQDLTDCISRMSLLQIDTIHVVARSPYIVLFSRLGHYPGVWLEQALAKGEIFEYWAHEACFIPRSDYRLLRHRMLSPERLGWKYNAQWVAEHQQEIAELLQQIRDHGPVRAADFTPTVKTPAGWWAWKPHKRHLENLFSAGELMVAERRNFQRVYDLRSRVMPEWQDAQQGISEAEAIRQMLLNSARSLGIFRAAWLPDYYRLKRAPVNAFIAEAEAAGELIAVNAEALGAMWLHRDLLPLLETPLQATHSALLSPFDPVVWDRKRALALFGFDYRIECYTPAEKRKFGYFVLPILHRGEIKGRLDARMLRQARQLEIKNIWLEAETRVTARFVTDIRRAIERFAAWQGAESVTLMQAPDSLREQWPTHWTLP